A region of Bacillota bacterium DNA encodes the following proteins:
- the serS gene encoding serine--tRNA ligase translates to MLDVKFIRDNPDVVRRAMQLKGDEANLDRLLELDNNRRVMLKDVEELKHRRNVVSKEIGNRKAKGGEAGEKVAEMRQVADRIREMDDKLRLLNEEMEQILLHIPNIPDEEVPPGATEEDNVETRRWGEQPRFDFEPKTHWDLGADLNILDFPRAGKITGSRFAIYYGLGAQLERALINFMLDLHVREHGYHEVFPPFMVNSESMTGTGQLPKFAEDAFKIEGRDYYLVPTAEVPVTNLHRNEILQEDELPIYYVAYTACFRAEAGAHGRDTRGLIRQHQFNKVELVKFVTPRSSDDELESLVANAEKVLQLLNIPYRVMLMCAGDLGFAAAKKYDLEIWMPSARTYREVSSCSNFRDFQSRRAQIRFRPADRERVEFVHTLNGSGLAIGRTVAALMENYQQKDGSIVIPEVLRRYFPDPTITVIHSNR, encoded by the coding sequence TTGCTGGACGTTAAATTTATCAGAGACAATCCGGACGTGGTCAGAAGAGCGATGCAACTGAAAGGCGACGAGGCCAATCTTGACAGGCTGCTGGAGCTGGACAACAACAGAAGGGTCATGCTCAAGGATGTCGAGGAACTGAAACATCGACGCAATGTAGTCTCCAAAGAAATCGGCAATCGGAAAGCAAAAGGGGGGGAGGCCGGGGAGAAAGTTGCAGAAATGCGGCAGGTTGCAGACCGTATCAGGGAGATGGACGACAAATTGCGCCTGCTCAACGAGGAGATGGAGCAGATACTCCTGCATATCCCCAACATTCCCGATGAAGAGGTCCCACCGGGTGCTACCGAGGAGGACAATGTGGAAACCAGGCGGTGGGGAGAGCAACCACGGTTCGACTTTGAACCAAAAACTCACTGGGACCTGGGAGCCGATCTGAACATTCTCGATTTCCCGCGGGCCGGAAAGATAACGGGAAGCCGCTTTGCAATATATTACGGATTGGGGGCGCAACTGGAACGTGCCCTGATCAATTTTATGCTCGATCTGCATGTCCGGGAACATGGCTATCATGAAGTATTCCCTCCCTTCATGGTCAACAGCGAGAGCATGACCGGTACGGGCCAGCTACCCAAATTTGCCGAGGATGCCTTCAAGATCGAGGGACGGGATTACTACCTGGTGCCCACCGCGGAAGTTCCGGTAACCAACCTTCACCGCAACGAAATACTGCAGGAGGATGAACTGCCCATTTATTATGTGGCCTATACCGCATGTTTCAGGGCGGAAGCCGGCGCTCATGGTCGGGATACCCGGGGGCTGATACGCCAACATCAGTTCAACAAGGTAGAGCTGGTGAAATTCGTGACACCCCGGAGTTCTGATGACGAGCTGGAAAGCCTGGTGGCCAACGCGGAGAAGGTATTGCAGCTGTTGAATATTCCCTACCGCGTGATGCTCATGTGTGCAGGGGATCTGGGTTTTGCCGCCGCCAAAAAATACGATCTGGAGATATGGATGCCCTCTGCCCGGACCTACCGCGAAGTATCCTCCTGCAGCAATTTCCGCGATTTCCAGTCCCGCAGGGCGCAGATACGTTTTCGCCCGGCGGACAGGGAAAGGGTAGAATTTGTCCATACCCTGAATGGCTCGGGGCTGGCCATAGGCCGCACGGTTGCTGCATTGATGGAAAACTATCAACAGAAGGATGGAAGTATTGTCATTCCCGAGGTTCTGAGGAGATATTTCCCCGACCCGACGATTACCGTTATCCATTCGAATCGTTGA